One genomic window of Cricetulus griseus strain 17A/GY chromosome 3, alternate assembly CriGri-PICRH-1.0, whole genome shotgun sequence includes the following:
- the Psmd13 gene encoding 26S proteasome non-ATPase regulatory subunit 13 isoform X3, with the protein MKDVPAFLQQSQNSGPGQAAVWHRLEELYTKKLWHQLTLQVLDFVQDPCFAQGDGLIKLYENFISEFEHRVNPLSLVEIILHVVRQMTDPNVALTFLEKTREKVKSSDEAVILCKTAIGALKLNIGDLQATKETIEDVEEMLNNLPGVTSVHSRFYDLSSKYYQTIGNHASYYKDALRFLGCVDIKDLPVSEQQERAFTLGLAGLLGEGVFNFGELLMHPVLESLRSTDRQWLIDTLYAFNSGDVDRFQTLKSAWGQQPDLAANEAQLLRKIQLLCLMEMTFTRPANHRQLTFEEIAKSAKITVNKVELLVMKALSVGLVRGSIDEVDKRVHMTWVQPRVLDLQQIKGMKDRLELWCTDVKSMEMLVEHQAQDILT; encoded by the exons ATGAAGGATGTGCCGGCCTTCTTACAGCAGAGCCAGAACTCCGGGCCGGGCCAGGCCGCCGTTTGGCACCGTTTGGAGGAGTTGTACACGAAGAA gttgtGGCATCAGCTCACACTTCAGGTGCTTGATTTCGTACAGGACCCATGCTTTGCCCAAGGAGATGGTCTCATTAAG CTTTATGAAAACTTCATCAGTGAATTTGAACACAG GGTAAATCCTTTGTCCCTGGTAGAAATAATTCTTCATGTGGTTAGACAGATGACTG ATCCTAATGTGGCTCTTACTTTTCTGGAAAAGACTCGTGAGAAG gTAAAAAGTAGTGATGAAGCAGTGATCTTGTGTAAAACAGCTATCGGAGCTCTAAAATTAAACATCGGGGATCTACAGGCTACAAAG GAAACCATTGAAGATGTTGAAGAGATGCTCAACAATCTCCCTGGTGTGACATCAGTTCACAGTCGTTTCTATGATCTCTCCAGTAAATACTATCAGACAATTGGAAACCACGCATCCTACTATAAAGACGCTCTACGGTTTCTGGGCTGTGTTGACATTAAGGATCTGCCAG TGTCAGAGCAACAGGAGAGAGCCTTCACATTGGGGCTTGCTGGACTTCTTGGCGAGGGCGTTTTTAACTTTGGAGAGCTT CTCATGCACCCTGTACTGGAGTCACTGAGGAGCACTGACCGGCAGTGGCTGATCGACACTCTGTATGCTTTCAATAGTGGTGATGTAGATAGGTTCCAGACCCTGAAGTCTGCGTGGGGCCAGCAG CCTGACTTAGCAGCCAACGAGGCCCAGCTTCTGAGGAAGATCCAGTTATTGTGCCTTATGGAG atgacTTTCACACGACCTGCCAACCACAGACAACTCACTTTTGAAGAAATTGCCAAAAGTGCCAAAATCACTGTGAACAAG GTGGAGTTGCTGGTGATGAAGGCACTCTCGGTGGGGTTGGTGAGAGGCAGCATAGACGAGGTGGACAAGCGGGTTCATATGACCTGGGTGCAGCCTCGAGTGCTGGATTTGCAGCAG ATCAAGGGGATGAAGGACCGTCTGGAGCTGTGGTGCACTGATGTGAAGAGCATGGAGATGCTGGTGGAACACCAGGCTCAAGACATCCTCACCTAG
- the LOC100762701 gene encoding cytochrome c oxidase subunit 8B, mitochondrial-like → MPRLPPVLQLLQAPVKYTVVPKALISAKPAQTPTSAMEQVVGIVVIFTGFMVPAGWVLSHLESYKKSSTA, encoded by the exons ATGCCAAGGCTCCCCCCTGTCCTGCAGCTGCTCCAAGCTCCTGTGAAGTATACAGTGGTTCCCAAAGCGCTTATCTCTGCCAAGCCAGCCCAAACCCCCACTTCCGCTATG GAGCAGGTTGTGGGGATCGTGGTCATATTCACTGGCTTCATGGTTCCTGCAGGATGGGTCTTATCCCACTTGGAGAGCTATAAAAAAAGCTCCACAGCATAA